In the Macrobrachium rosenbergii isolate ZJJX-2024 chromosome 23, ASM4041242v1, whole genome shotgun sequence genome, one interval contains:
- the LOC136851170 gene encoding facilitated trehalose transporter Tret1-like, giving the protein MGMASHLLIQVGGIFNISMGILLSWYYMSLICACFLLAHCLTVSTLHESPSFLAVKGRDEGALKVLRKLRGSHVDVHEELGYLQKQNKTTDDTQGCRGLLQKQHLQKIGLMSGIFFIHNFCGTQVLRMNATRQLQQLGLPMDEKFTTILVIVVLFFGNFFMTTILDCFGRRRCIMTSLMVVAASYISLGTFIYLWDTTPSLIDPQKDELLKFAYSVQNATLTDVIAEGSAILSVKDWLPLVFLMCAAFGHSMGIGPLVWLLPPEMFPTSLRSQGTSVCMVIGSLQTFTILQLFSLMQATLTQAGMYWLFAGVAVAGIFYIYFLLKETSGTRVG; this is encoded by the exons ATGGGAATGGCGTCCCACCTGCTGATACAGGTCGGAGGTATATTCAACATATCGATGGGGATTCTGCTCAGCTGGTACTACATGTCCCTCATCTGTGCCTGCTTCCTCCTGGCCCACTGCCTAACTGTGTCCACCTTGCACGAGAGTCCTTCCTTCCTCGCCGTGAAGGGCCGCGACGAAGGGGCCTTGAAGGTCCTTCGCAAACTCAGGGGCTCTCACGTCGACGTCCACGAGGAACTCGGTTACCTCCAGAAGCAGAACAAGACCACCGATGACACTCAGGGATGCAGAGGCCTGCTGCAGAAGCAGCATCTGCAGAAGATAGGCTTGATGAGCGGGATCTTCTTCATCCACAACTTCTGCGGAACTCAGGTCTTGCGCATGAATGCCACGAGGCAACTTCAGCAGCTGGGACTGCCCATGGACGAGAAATTCACGACCATCTTGGTCATCGTAGTCCTTTTCTTCGGGAACTTCTTCATGACCACAATCTTAGACTGTTTCGGTCGACGCCGATGTATAATGACCTCGTTGATGGTTGTGGCAGCTTCTTACATATCCCTGGGAACGTTTATTTACTTATGGGATACTACTCCTTCCTTAATTGATCCACAAAAGGACGAGCTCCTGAAATTTGCATATAGCGTGCAAAATGCGACGCTGACTGACGTCATAGCGGAAGG GTCTGCAATTCTAAGTGTCAAGGACTGGCTACCGCTAGTGTTCCTCATGTGTGCAGCTTTTGGTCACAGTATGGGCATAGGGCCACTTGTCTGGCTATTGCCCCCAGAAATGTTCCCTACCAGCTTAAGGTCACAG GGAACATCAGTCTGTATGGTCATCGGCAGCCTACAGACGTTCACCATCCTGCAACTGTTTAGCCTGATGCAGGCTACGCTGACGCAGGCTGGCATGTACTGGTTATTCGCGGGAGTGGCTGTAGCAGGTATCTTCTACATCTACTTCCTGCTGAAGGAGACCAGCGGGACGAGGGTCGGGTGA